DNA from Bacillota bacterium:
ATATTCTGACACGTGGAGTATCGGCTTCATTATTCCGAAAAACTAAATTGGCTGATTTACTGATTGTGGGGTACAAAAGAAGCTGTCTTGGGTCCCAACCAGCATCATTAAATATCATGTTAACGAGTGGAGGAGAGGGAAAATGAAGTACTGCAGCCAGTGCGGGCAGCAACTGCCGGATGAGGCCCGCTTCTGTGGAGCTTGTGGTGTGGCTACCCCTGAGCTGAAAGAAGCATCAGCGACAGCCATGGAGCCGGAAACGCTATTTGCAGTTCCTGCAGCAATGGATTCCAAAGAAACAGGACCGGGGACCGGTCTGGACACTCCTTTGCAGCCGAGCACTCCTCCCAACACTGGTAAACAGCAGGGGAAAGGTCCACATAGAGGCATAAAAAGAACCGCTCTTATCGGCTCAATTATGGCCTTTGTACTTGTTGCCGGCGGTTTCTGGGGTTGGTGGAGCCATGGAACAGAAGCCCGGGTACAGGCAAAACTGGACCTGGCCGTGAAATATCTGAGCGAAAATAAGTTTAAAGAGGCCATTCTGGCCTATAACGACGCCATAAAGATTGACCCTAAAGAAGTGAAAGCATATCAGGGATTGGCCAAAACCTACACCCTGCAGGGTAAATATGATGAGGCCAAAGCCACCTATGAACGCGGCGTTGCCGCCGTGTCCCCCGAGGACAAACTCCTGCTTCGCTTGGGATTAGCGGGTATGTACATAGACAAAGGCGATCTGCAGGAAGCGGAACGTTACTTTCAGGGCATCATCGATGAAAATAAGACCTGCGTAGCTGCCTACCAGGGCCTGGCCATGGTCTATCAGCAGCAAGGGGACAAGGACAAGGCCAGGGCTATCCTGGAGCAGGGGGTTAAAGAAAACGCC
Protein-coding regions in this window:
- a CDS encoding tetratricopeptide repeat protein, encoding MKYCSQCGQQLPDEARFCGACGVATPELKEASATAMEPETLFAVPAAMDSKETGPGTGLDTPLQPSTPPNTGKQQGKGPHRGIKRTALIGSIMAFVLVAGGFWGWWSHGTEARVQAKLDLAVKYLSENKFKEAILAYNDAIKIDPKEVKAYQGLAKTYTLQGKYDEAKATYERGVAAVSPEDKLLLRLGLAGMYIDKGDLQEAERYFQGIIDENKTCVAAYQGLAMVYQQQGDKDKARAILEQGVKENAGDYRAYNALARFNANSGEQDKALANIVKSFEDIPAT